The Kineothrix sp. MB12-C1 genome includes a window with the following:
- a CDS encoding GH25 family lysozyme has translation MKYNKKHVAIVAGGGIGIILILVLVVLLIKAQFTDKVKEEKEVEAVRVIEEIDVQDWTEDEEELPEEGQSEPEVYVAADIGAMDDEEDPQEAENMNEDGAGAASDISSLIKGANETGDISYGIDVAKWQGTIDWKQVADSGVEFAIVRVGYRTQKTGIIMEDPLAKYNMQQAKEAGIKLGAYFFSTAITEEEAKEEAAWVTSFIARYPITYPVIYNCEGFQSSESRQYELTKEERSNCAIAFLDYVQNEGYTAMFYAAKNEMEGNLLWDTDRLSGKYKIWVSQYPESPYPQTPSSSYSGRHEMWQYTSQGTVPGIPKGVDMNVAYFSYSQTAEAVDDTPYEVVEADPEALLTMTEVNEQVTAKIETNLRSVPSTDSDDTIVGRLKNKETATRTGISSGGWSRLEYNGQRVYAVSSYLTTELEYEAPAAVQPASIYQPVSESVTAKKVTNLRSVASSSSDDTIVAVLHNGETVTRTGVGSNGWSQVEYNGQTLYAISSYLTADMGYVQSAQDTSVYTDVNEQVTPKIECNLRTEPSTANEGTVVATIRNGDVVTRTGINYNTGWSRLDYNGQTVYAVSSYLTSAG, from the coding sequence GTGAAATATAACAAGAAGCATGTGGCGATCGTCGCAGGTGGGGGGATTGGAATCATTTTGATTCTGGTGCTTGTGGTTCTTCTGATAAAGGCGCAGTTCACTGATAAAGTGAAAGAGGAAAAGGAAGTGGAAGCGGTACGGGTCATTGAAGAAATAGACGTACAGGATTGGACGGAGGATGAAGAGGAGCTTCCGGAAGAGGGCCAGTCGGAGCCGGAGGTGTATGTGGCGGCCGATATAGGAGCGATGGATGATGAAGAAGATCCTCAGGAAGCTGAGAATATGAATGAAGATGGCGCCGGTGCCGCATCGGATATCAGCTCTCTTATCAAGGGTGCTAATGAGACGGGGGATATTTCTTATGGTATCGATGTTGCTAAGTGGCAAGGGACCATTGATTGGAAGCAGGTAGCCGATTCGGGTGTGGAGTTCGCCATTGTCCGTGTAGGTTATCGCACGCAGAAGACGGGAATCATTATGGAAGATCCGTTGGCGAAATATAATATGCAGCAGGCAAAGGAAGCGGGTATTAAGTTAGGAGCTTACTTTTTCTCTACGGCAATTACTGAGGAAGAGGCCAAAGAAGAGGCCGCATGGGTAACAAGTTTTATTGCCAGGTACCCGATTACCTATCCGGTAATTTATAACTGCGAAGGATTCCAATCTTCAGAAAGCAGACAGTATGAACTGACGAAAGAAGAAAGAAGTAACTGTGCCATTGCTTTCCTCGATTATGTGCAAAACGAGGGTTATACGGCGATGTTCTACGCTGCGAAAAATGAGATGGAAGGTAATCTGTTATGGGATACGGACAGGCTTAGCGGTAAATATAAGATATGGGTATCCCAATATCCCGAGTCTCCTTATCCGCAAACTCCCTCATCCAGCTATAGCGGAAGGCATGAGATGTGGCAGTATACGAGCCAGGGAACTGTGCCCGGTATTCCTAAGGGTGTGGATATGAATGTGGCATATTTCAGCTATAGCCAGACGGCGGAAGCAGTGGATGATACGCCCTATGAAGTGGTGGAGGCAGACCCTGAGGCACTTCTTACGATGACAGAGGTGAATGAACAGGTAACGGCCAAAATAGAGACGAATCTGCGTTCCGTTCCGAGTACAGATAGTGATGATACGATTGTAGGCAGGCTTAAAAATAAAGAGACAGCCACGAGGACGGGAATATCATCCGGCGGATGGTCCAGGCTGGAATATAACGGGCAGCGGGTATATGCGGTGAGCAGTTATCTGACGACTGAGTTGGAATACGAAGCTCCGGCGGCGGTGCAGCCTGCGTCTATTTATCAGCCTGTGAGCGAGAGTGTTACAGCGAAGAAGGTAACCAATTTAAGGAGTGTGGCCAGCTCATCGAGCGATGATACTATCGTAGCGGTACTCCATAATGGTGAGACCGTAACACGTACCGGAGTAGGAAGTAACGGATGGTCTCAGGTAGAATATAACGGACAGACATTATATGCTATTAGTAGTTATTTGACAGCAGATATGGGATATGTGCAATCTGCTCAGGACACGTCAGTTTATACCGATGTGAATGAGCAGGTAACTCCGAAGATTGAATGTAACCTTCGGACAGAGCCGAGCACAGCTAATGAAGGAACCGTAGTAGCGACCATACGGAATGGGGATGTAGTGACCAGAACAGGAATCAACTACAATACTGGATGGTCCAGGCTCGATTATAATGGACAGACTGTATATGCGGTAAGCAGTTATCTGACATCCGCGGGGTAG
- a CDS encoding PTS transporter subunit EIIC, with the protein MKNKLNLRGKLQTFSGAMMVPVILLVIVGFYVGIGSAFTNYIIPKGNIIHTVFDMFSGVGFMIMGYLPLWFAVGVAFTLSKKEKGWGALGGLFLLFAFNKGISVYAGSMGWDETSTAVDSLLAIGYSQMDALNFNSLWSNVAGIFTFDMGIFSGLICGLVAAWANNKWNEKELPMMFSFFSGTKFVILMLSLISVPMAIVTYYVWPVIADGLHFLTSFITSSGLVGTFVFGTLDKLLLPFGIHHLIAFPLEYTRVGGTMMIDGTLFEGVRNIMVGQSGSAEAAGYITRNFTTGRVLFQIAGLPGAACAIYATARKENRKKVLSIVLPAVVTIMMVGISEPIEYTFLFIAPALYFGVYAPLCGLSYVIAELTAVSINGNALLFMIPNLFQPQKVHAMSLIYLLPLTFAVYFFVFRFFIMKFNLKTPGREAANQEIKFMSKKEYNEIKNAEKEASTEGESLPERIVEAFGGADNIVEVSCCATRLRVTVKDKTGVVDDNIWKNDLEALGVVKNNTNYQIIYGTRVTTLTTKVRDVLDKNE; encoded by the coding sequence ATGAAAAATAAACTTAATTTAAGAGGTAAGCTCCAAACGTTTTCAGGAGCAATGATGGTACCGGTTATCCTTTTGGTTATTGTTGGTTTTTACGTTGGTATAGGAAGTGCTTTTACTAACTACATTATTCCAAAAGGCAATATAATACATACTGTTTTCGACATGTTTTCAGGTGTTGGTTTTATGATTATGGGATACCTTCCGCTTTGGTTTGCGGTGGGCGTTGCATTTACCCTTTCTAAAAAGGAAAAAGGATGGGGTGCGTTAGGCGGTTTGTTTTTACTGTTTGCATTTAATAAGGGAATATCAGTTTATGCAGGGTCTATGGGATGGGATGAGACATCAACAGCAGTAGACAGCCTTCTCGCAATAGGATATTCTCAGATGGATGCTTTGAACTTCAACTCTCTTTGGTCCAATGTTGCAGGGATATTCACATTTGATATGGGTATCTTCAGCGGTTTGATTTGTGGATTGGTTGCAGCATGGGCGAATAACAAATGGAATGAGAAAGAGCTTCCGATGATGTTCTCTTTCTTCTCCGGCACGAAATTCGTCATTCTGATGCTGTCATTAATATCTGTGCCGATGGCGATTGTCACATATTATGTATGGCCGGTGATTGCGGATGGATTACACTTTTTGACCAGCTTCATTACTTCTTCGGGATTAGTAGGAACCTTTGTATTCGGTACATTGGATAAACTGTTACTTCCATTTGGAATTCACCATCTCATTGCTTTCCCGCTTGAATACACCCGTGTAGGCGGTACAATGATGATTGATGGAACGCTTTTCGAAGGTGTAAGAAATATTATGGTTGGACAGTCAGGTTCTGCTGAAGCAGCAGGATATATTACGAGAAACTTTACCACAGGACGAGTTTTATTCCAGATCGCCGGTCTTCCGGGTGCTGCTTGTGCAATTTATGCTACTGCCAGAAAGGAAAATAGAAAGAAAGTTCTCTCTATCGTTCTTCCTGCCGTAGTAACAATAATGATGGTAGGTATTTCCGAGCCTATCGAATATACCTTCTTGTTTATCGCTCCTGCTCTTTACTTTGGTGTTTATGCACCTCTTTGCGGTCTTTCTTATGTTATCGCAGAGTTGACAGCGGTATCCATTAACGGTAATGCGTTGCTATTTATGATACCGAATCTTTTCCAGCCTCAAAAGGTTCATGCAATGTCACTCATTTATTTACTGCCTCTTACGTTTGCCGTTTATTTCTTCGTATTCAGATTCTTTATTATGAAGTTCAACTTGAAGACACCGGGACGTGAAGCAGCGAACCAGGAAATCAAATTCATGAGTAAGAAGGAATATAATGAGATAAAGAATGCGGAAAAGGAAGCGTCAACCGAAGGTGAGAGTCTTCCTGAAAGAATTGTAGAAGCATTCGGAGGTGCTGATAATATTGTGGAAGTATCTTGCTGTGCGACTCGTCTGCGCGTTACGGTAAAGGATAAAACCGGGGTTGTGGATGACAATATATGGAAGAATGATTTGGAAGCATTAGGTGTTGTGAAGAATAACACAAATTATCAGATTATTTACGGCACACGTGTTACGACCTTAACCACAAAGGTAAGAGATGTGCTCGACAAAAATGAATGA
- a CDS encoding Sapep family Mn(2+)-dependent dipeptidase produces MDWKKDLQRSLKSGLVRHKHEILEDIGKLVAVPSMYESETVAVHMPFGKEVRKAFDCIIEVAERFSLHWEDFDGYALHVDYGEGDETLGILVHADVVPCESVEKWISDPFTLSIREGFMYGRGVNDDKSVIIGMLYIMGLLKKANYQPVNKIRLIIGGAEETTWECMDYYLKKNEPPQVSFSPDCDFPVVNCEKGMIRGKFSKKYDKPEGKSTAIHQLLRLKSQINYGYILHRLEVVIRTDDVSAIRRKAVHAAEAICEGGIVTLVYLSKANVSRNPHKGNDASYGLVQDFGECMNIDDNFHDILKQIGRWFYAKPYGEGLGIVHHHPETGDLTAALCYLVYQEEELSVGFDIRYPVGISEEHIKKSLKEEADKEGFDMDIVQKKDRLYAAPESSLVCTLLDAYEAVMGERPFPVTKGGISYSRAVPSCVGFGPSFPGDEPHSHGENECMNIEKYFKALDIYVEAVVRLSTTIQ; encoded by the coding sequence GTGGATTGGAAGAAGGATTTACAGAGGAGTTTGAAAAGCGGGTTAGTACGCCATAAGCATGAAATTCTTGAAGATATTGGGAAGCTGGTGGCAGTACCTTCAATGTATGAGAGCGAAACAGTTGCTGTCCATATGCCTTTTGGAAAGGAAGTCAGAAAGGCCTTCGACTGTATTATTGAGGTGGCGGAGAGATTTTCTTTGCACTGGGAGGACTTTGACGGATACGCATTACACGTGGATTATGGCGAAGGAGATGAGACACTGGGGATATTAGTACATGCCGATGTGGTGCCTTGCGAAAGTGTGGAGAAGTGGATATCTGATCCTTTTACTTTAAGTATAAGGGAAGGCTTTATGTATGGAAGAGGCGTTAACGATGATAAGTCTGTGATCATAGGGATGCTGTATATTATGGGACTGTTAAAAAAGGCCAATTATCAGCCTGTTAATAAGATAAGACTAATAATCGGGGGAGCGGAGGAGACGACGTGGGAATGCATGGATTATTATTTGAAAAAGAATGAACCTCCTCAGGTCTCTTTTTCTCCTGATTGTGATTTCCCTGTAGTAAATTGTGAGAAGGGGATGATCCGGGGAAAGTTCTCCAAAAAATATGATAAGCCGGAAGGAAAGAGTACAGCAATTCATCAGTTGTTGAGATTGAAATCACAGATAAATTATGGCTATATTCTGCACCGGCTGGAGGTAGTAATTCGTACGGATGATGTATCTGCTATTAGGAGGAAGGCCGTTCATGCCGCTGAAGCGATTTGCGAGGGAGGGATAGTGACCTTAGTTTATCTCTCAAAGGCGAATGTTTCCAGGAATCCCCATAAGGGGAACGATGCATCTTACGGCTTGGTACAGGACTTTGGGGAATGTATGAATATAGATGATAATTTTCATGACATTCTGAAGCAAATAGGAAGGTGGTTCTATGCGAAGCCTTATGGAGAAGGCTTGGGAATTGTGCATCATCATCCGGAAACGGGAGACCTTACAGCAGCCCTTTGTTATCTTGTTTATCAGGAGGAGGAACTATCTGTGGGCTTTGATATTCGTTATCCGGTCGGTATCTCGGAGGAACATATTAAAAAGAGCCTTAAGGAAGAAGCGGATAAGGAAGGCTTTGACATGGATATCGTGCAGAAAAAGGATAGACTTTATGCGGCACCTGAAAGCAGCCTTGTCTGCACGCTGCTGGATGCCTATGAAGCAGTTATGGGAGAGCGTCCTTTTCCGGTGACAAAGGGAGGAATCAGCTATTCAAGGGCTGTTCCCAGTTGCGTTGGCTTCGGTCCCAGTTTTCCGGGAGATGAACCGCATTCCCATGGGGAAAACGAGTGTATGAATATCGAGAAATATTTCAAGGCGTTGGATATATATGTAGAAGCAGTTGTACGATTGAGCACAACAATTCAGTAG
- a CDS encoding ribulose-phosphate 3-epimerase, which yields MKHIKIAAGLAHVNYGHIAGVVKEAMDAGADYVHSDAADMYNLRNQQLMGGHQIIDGIRPITDKMIECHIYTVECDRLFIEKLAKVGCNMLILPAEQFLGAPLAYIMNYCREFGMKVGLTVGCYTPLCFVDEAIYDIDRLHIVTHGVDETDGQDNWGWRKSSLDMVRRARKMIDEKNPRCELAIDGGLRHDNMEKLIECNPDVIVLSSAIFKDEDGITAGVQKCRKAIDEAAAKFGLE from the coding sequence ATGAAACACATTAAAATTGCAGCAGGTTTAGCACATGTTAACTATGGACATATCGCAGGAGTGGTAAAGGAGGCAATGGATGCCGGAGCAGACTATGTTCATTCCGATGCAGCTGATATGTATAATCTGAGAAATCAACAGCTTATGGGAGGACATCAGATTATTGACGGAATTCGCCCCATAACGGATAAAATGATTGAATGCCATATTTATACAGTAGAGTGTGATAGATTGTTTATTGAGAAATTAGCGAAGGTAGGATGTAATATGCTGATACTTCCTGCAGAGCAGTTCCTTGGAGCACCGCTCGCTTACATTATGAACTATTGCAGAGAGTTTGGAATGAAGGTAGGTCTGACCGTCGGATGTTACACTCCCTTATGTTTTGTAGATGAAGCTATTTATGATATCGACCGTTTACATATCGTGACACATGGTGTGGATGAAACGGATGGTCAGGACAATTGGGGCTGGAGAAAAAGCTCGTTAGATATGGTTAGAAGAGCGAGGAAGATGATTGATGAGAAGAATCCCAGATGTGAATTAGCAATTGACGGAGGTCTACGCCACGACAATATGGAGAAACTGATCGAGTGCAACCCGGATGTTATCGTTCTTTCCTCAGCTATTTTCAAGGATGAAGACGGAATCACAGCAGGAGTTCAAAAGTGCAGAAAGGCAATTGATGAGGCCGCTGCGAAGTTTGGATTGGAGTAA
- a CDS encoding YitT family protein codes for MKERITDYILITMSGMLMACAVNFFFAEHTLAPGGITGMSIIVNALTKIPMSYVSLGISVPLLVMGIVFLGKSFGIKTLYITFTTPLFLKIIPVTHVTDNLFIAAIVGGLLVGAGIGIALTRDCATGGTDLMALLIRKIIKFLKLPAILFILDGTVVILSGIISRDYKVAIFSLFSLLIIIQTINIITSKFGAVRRPA; via the coding sequence ATGAAAGAAAGAATAACGGATTATATATTAATTACCATGTCCGGCATGCTTATGGCATGTGCCGTAAATTTCTTCTTTGCGGAGCATACATTGGCACCGGGCGGAATAACAGGCATGTCTATTATAGTAAATGCTCTTACAAAGATACCGATGTCCTATGTTTCCCTTGGCATTTCAGTTCCCCTTCTCGTTATGGGAATCGTCTTTCTCGGAAAAAGCTTTGGAATTAAGACATTGTACATTACCTTCACCACCCCGTTGTTTCTGAAGATCATACCGGTAACGCATGTGACCGACAATCTGTTCATAGCGGCGATTGTGGGAGGATTGTTGGTAGGGGCCGGAATCGGAATAGCTTTAACGAGGGACTGTGCGACCGGAGGGACCGACTTAATGGCTTTGCTGATTCGAAAGATAATTAAGTTCTTAAAGCTGCCTGCTATCTTATTCATATTGGACGGAACGGTTGTTATCCTTTCCGGAATTATAAGCCGGGATTATAAAGTAGCGATTTTCTCCTTGTTCTCTTTGCTTATCATCATACAGACTATTAACATCATAACATCGAAGTTCGGTGCAGTGAGGCGACCGGCATAA
- a CDS encoding BglG family transcription antiterminator, with protein MNKRLLQETELLLSKNAYITVTDIAHSLGCSNKTVRNDLLILEPWIKDLDLTLDKKIGVGIAIRGDESIKLKVLNDITAKIHNVQEYSPEDRMNYILSKLFSSDSKLRIKELANHLYVSRATIHKDLLTTDEWLQNYNIELIRRTNYGIEIKGSENDIRNAMSYLICSHRQYLELQAILNEEASPASDTLKFFRKLTNLDILKLKNTILSIPELIDYHLTDEALLTFVVDISIAVTRMSIGKYIRLPNDTKQKIDRTKELPIAQRLSINIEDVFGIVLPPDEVYYLALHILCSKTDSTPDPNSDSGSLGSEELLEAEDISRKLIAYWGDTLLLPLSEDKELFHSLTMHLKPAINSVRYGLTVPNPILEEILKYYPYTFRVVKDSIFLLEEHLSHKINDDEIGYITLHLASAIDRSKKKLKTIVICHGSRGEAKLLKNKLSHEMNELDIVYTKSSTYVSSDDLKDIDLIITTVPLKINAEIEVINISSLLNKQDIVRLKSIIKMIYSKKNSLTINK; from the coding sequence ATGAATAAAAGATTATTACAGGAAACGGAGTTGCTGCTCAGTAAAAATGCCTATATAACAGTTACTGATATCGCCCATTCCCTGGGTTGCAGCAATAAGACCGTAAGAAATGATTTATTAATATTGGAGCCTTGGATTAAAGATTTGGATCTCACTTTAGATAAAAAAATCGGGGTAGGTATCGCTATTCGGGGAGATGAAAGCATTAAGCTGAAAGTGCTGAATGACATTACCGCTAAGATTCACAATGTTCAGGAATATTCCCCTGAGGATCGGATGAATTATATTCTGTCGAAATTATTCTCCTCTGATTCTAAGCTTCGGATCAAGGAACTTGCGAACCATCTCTATGTCAGCAGGGCCACCATACACAAAGATTTGCTCACTACAGATGAATGGCTGCAAAATTATAATATAGAATTGATAAGGAGAACCAATTACGGTATTGAAATAAAGGGCAGCGAAAATGACATACGAAATGCCATGTCCTACCTTATCTGCTCTCACAGGCAGTACCTGGAGCTCCAGGCGATTCTGAATGAAGAGGCATCACCTGCCTCTGATACTTTGAAGTTCTTCCGCAAATTGACCAATTTGGATATTTTAAAGCTAAAGAATACTATTCTCAGCATCCCTGAGCTGATCGACTATCATCTCACAGATGAAGCTCTGCTTACCTTTGTGGTAGACATCTCCATAGCTGTTACGAGGATGTCCATCGGGAAATACATCCGCCTGCCCAATGATACGAAGCAGAAGATCGATCGTACCAAAGAACTTCCCATCGCCCAAAGACTAAGCATTAATATCGAAGATGTTTTCGGAATCGTCCTTCCTCCGGATGAGGTGTATTATCTGGCCCTTCATATTCTATGCTCGAAAACAGACAGCACCCCCGACCCTAACTCAGATTCAGGCAGTTTAGGTTCCGAGGAACTTCTGGAAGCGGAGGATATTTCCCGTAAGCTGATTGCTTATTGGGGCGATACCTTACTCCTCCCCTTAAGTGAGGACAAGGAATTATTCCATTCCTTAACAATGCATCTGAAACCGGCCATCAACAGTGTGCGATATGGATTAACTGTACCCAATCCGATTCTCGAAGAAATTCTAAAATACTATCCTTATACGTTCCGGGTCGTTAAGGATTCTATTTTTCTCTTAGAGGAGCATCTATCTCATAAGATTAACGATGATGAAATCGGATATATCACTCTCCATTTAGCATCCGCTATTGATCGGTCCAAGAAAAAACTAAAGACAATCGTTATCTGTCACGGAAGCAGGGGGGAAGCGAAGCTTCTGAAAAATAAACTCAGCCACGAAATGAATGAATTGGATATCGTTTACACGAAGTCCTCCACCTATGTAAGCAGCGATGATTTAAAGGATATCGACTTGATTATTACGACCGTTCCGCTCAAAATCAACGCTGAAATCGAGGTCATTAATATCTCATCTCTCCTGAACAAGCAGGATATTGTAAGATTGAAGTCCATCATTAAGATGATATATTCCAAGAAAAATTCATTGACTATTAATAAATAG
- a CDS encoding iron-containing alcohol dehydrogenase, whose amino-acid sequence MIQYYQPSKIMFGQGELRRLPLIAAEYGRKCLLVTTPHVEPLDKLFNKVKELLSSADIQVIHFDKVLPNPTVEIVDEGHAAAREGEVDFILAVGGGSSIDTAKIIALTYGLPAINWDNLLEDYSDPFANYSPLSNKELPLLAIPTTSGTGSQVTQAAVITRGTEKITVFHQNNFAKECIIDPELMTTLPVRITAATGFDAFTHAFESYINKRASEFTEIQSLKAMELVINFLPKAMEEGQNIEYRSKLAIADTLAGCSLSNSGASAPHPLSEIIGGITNIPHGEALAVVFPAFVQKAWKDNVTKFAKVACLFNEELESVEEEAAAEALYDEIVVFLKKIGLYKKLGEFNITEEQSKIIMENPVLGFLPFGDKEWLQDILRNSI is encoded by the coding sequence ATGATTCAATATTATCAGCCATCAAAAATTATGTTCGGACAGGGGGAGTTACGAAGATTGCCTCTGATTGCAGCGGAATACGGAAGAAAATGCCTTTTGGTCACAACACCTCATGTTGAGCCTCTCGATAAGCTTTTTAACAAGGTAAAGGAATTATTGTCCTCCGCGGATATTCAGGTAATACATTTTGATAAGGTTCTGCCTAATCCCACGGTAGAGATAGTGGATGAAGGACATGCTGCGGCCAGAGAAGGAGAAGTTGACTTCATATTGGCAGTAGGAGGAGGTTCCAGTATTGATACGGCGAAGATCATTGCACTGACCTATGGATTGCCCGCTATCAATTGGGATAATTTGTTGGAGGACTACTCTGATCCGTTTGCGAATTATAGTCCGCTGAGTAATAAAGAGTTACCCCTGCTTGCAATACCTACAACCTCTGGTACCGGAAGTCAGGTAACACAGGCAGCGGTTATTACAAGAGGAACGGAGAAGATTACGGTCTTTCATCAGAATAACTTCGCAAAGGAGTGTATTATAGATCCGGAATTGATGACAACCCTTCCTGTGAGAATAACGGCAGCGACCGGGTTCGATGCTTTTACCCATGCATTCGAAAGTTATATCAATAAAAGAGCATCGGAATTCACGGAGATACAGAGCTTAAAAGCGATGGAGCTGGTTATCAACTTTCTTCCCAAAGCGATGGAGGAAGGGCAAAATATCGAATATAGGAGTAAGTTGGCAATTGCCGATACGCTTGCCGGATGCAGCTTATCTAATTCAGGCGCCTCCGCGCCTCATCCCCTTAGCGAGATCATCGGAGGCATTACCAACATACCTCATGGGGAAGCCCTTGCAGTTGTTTTCCCGGCATTTGTACAGAAAGCATGGAAGGATAATGTTACGAAGTTTGCAAAAGTAGCCTGTCTGTTTAATGAGGAACTGGAAAGTGTGGAAGAAGAAGCGGCGGCGGAAGCACTGTATGATGAAATAGTAGTATTTTTGAAAAAGATTGGGTTGTATAAGAAACTGGGAGAATTCAATATTACAGAAGAACAGAGTAAGATTATTATGGAGAATCCGGTTTTAGGATTTTTGCCCTTTGGAGATAAGGAATGGCTGCAGGATATTTTGAGAAACTCAATATAA
- a CDS encoding Cof-type HAD-IIB family hydrolase: MIKLVCIDMDGTLLDDNFSIPQENIEVLRRAVDEGIEIALVSGRPFNIARYFADLIHPKVRAIGTNGTYFRYNEIIYKKHLNREQIERIYEVAAKHDLVLHLKGHNKVISNTPIEEDHVYKKTNVVLKDEDRIQFVEGASRERALDAEKGDIYKALVFRMDKKLKENLLQAKHELKQNEDLEVVSSHPCNFEVMTAGTSKAEAIRELSSYLGIMRNEVMCIGDNENDISMIQYGALGVAMGNGTEEIKAAAAYITDTNVNAGVAKAILKFVLEKNMEEDR, translated from the coding sequence ATGATTAAATTGGTTTGTATCGATATGGACGGAACTTTACTTGATGATAATTTCTCCATACCGCAAGAGAACATAGAGGTACTTAGAAGGGCGGTGGATGAGGGAATAGAGATTGCACTCGTCTCAGGCAGGCCGTTCAATATCGCAAGATATTTCGCGGATTTAATCCATCCCAAGGTGCGTGCCATTGGGACGAACGGTACTTATTTCAGATACAATGAGATCATATATAAAAAGCATCTGAATAGGGAACAGATTGAACGGATTTATGAAGTTGCTGCTAAACATGACTTGGTTCTTCACCTTAAAGGGCATAATAAAGTAATCAGTAACACACCAATAGAAGAAGATCATGTCTATAAAAAGACCAATGTAGTGCTTAAGGACGAGGATCGGATTCAATTTGTGGAAGGGGCCTCACGGGAACGGGCATTGGATGCGGAAAAGGGCGACATTTATAAAGCATTGGTTTTCCGGATGGATAAGAAGCTCAAAGAGAATCTGTTACAAGCTAAACACGAATTAAAGCAAAATGAGGACTTGGAAGTGGTAAGCTCTCATCCGTGTAATTTTGAAGTGATGACAGCCGGTACATCTAAGGCGGAAGCGATAAGAGAGTTAAGCTCTTACCTCGGGATTATGCGAAATGAAGTTATGTGTATCGGAGATAATGAAAATGATATTTCTATGATTCAGTACGGTGCTCTTGGCGTTGCTATGGGTAATGGTACGGAAGAAATCAAGGCGGCGGCAGCCTACATTACGGATACCAATGTAAATGCCGGAGTTGCTAAAGCGATCCTCAAGTTCGTATTAGAGAAAAATATGGAGGAAGATAGATGA
- a CDS encoding transaldolase family protein produces MKYIIDSANEEQIVHALQLGACGVTANPTMYKNNGVNFYRFLKKYSPDNLEFLSGEVMGDTFEEMKAEAEKIANINKDIVIKINFSQEGLMLCKYLNGVGIKSAITLIFSVSQVVAAINAGASYIFPFVGRNDENGYNGLEIVSQIQQMIHRNRMNTKVVAASIKNIYQLEQLALADIDYAAIPYDLFVKSLKHSLTESGLQTFRKDWEQVDKIL; encoded by the coding sequence ATGAAATATATTATTGACTCGGCAAATGAAGAGCAAATTGTTCACGCTTTGCAGCTTGGGGCATGCGGAGTTACGGCGAATCCGACAATGTATAAGAACAATGGGGTAAATTTCTACCGGTTCCTGAAAAAGTATTCCCCTGATAATTTGGAATTCTTAAGCGGAGAGGTCATGGGTGATACTTTCGAAGAGATGAAAGCGGAGGCAGAAAAGATAGCCAATATTAATAAGGATATCGTGATCAAGATTAATTTTTCCCAGGAAGGATTGATGCTGTGTAAATATCTGAACGGTGTGGGGATAAAATCGGCGATAACTTTGATTTTCAGCGTTTCTCAGGTTGTTGCTGCCATTAACGCAGGGGCTTCCTATATATTTCCGTTTGTAGGAAGAAATGATGAGAACGGGTATAATGGATTGGAAATAGTATCTCAGATTCAACAGATGATTCATAGAAATAGGATGAACACGAAGGTCGTAGCAGCTTCGATTAAAAATATATATCAATTGGAGCAGTTGGCGCTTGCCGATATTGACTATGCGGCGATTCCCTATGATCTGTTTGTAAAGTCACTGAAACATTCTCTGACTGAGAGTGGTCTACAGACGTTTCGAAAGGATTGGGAGCAAGTGGATAAAATTCTATAG